The Saccharomycodes ludwigii strain NBRC 1722 chromosome II, whole genome shotgun sequence genome window below encodes:
- the DMC1 gene encoding recombinase DMC1 (similar to Saccharomyces cerevisiae YER179W | DMC1 | Disrupted Meiotic cDNA), whose product MSETTTTGIITIDELQNYGINVSDLSKLKSGGIYSVQSVLSTTRRNMIKIKGLSEVKVEKIKEAANKIIKVGFIPASLQASHRENVFSISTGSKNLDSILGGGIMTMSITEVFGEFRCGKTQMSHTLCVTTQLPKDMGGAEGKVVFIDTEGTFRPERIQQIASRFELDPEACLDNVTYARALNSEHQMELIEQLGEILGSGDYKLIVVDSIMALFRVDYLGRGELNERQQKLNQLLSRLNRISEEYNVAVFMTNQVQSDPGASALFASADGRKPVGGHVLAHASSTRILLRKGRGDERVAKLQDSPDMPERECTYIIGEKGITDPEN is encoded by the coding sequence ATGTCAGAAACAACCACAACAGGTATAATTACAATTGATGAACTACAAAATTATGGTATCAATGTTTCAGATTTATCTAAATTGAAAAGTGGTGGTATTTATTCTGTTCAATCAGTTTTATCCACAACTAGAAGGAATATGATCAAGATCAAAGGTTTAAGTGAAGttaaagttgaaaaaattaaagaagcTGCAAATAAGATTATCAAAGTTGGCTTTATTCCTGCCTCTTTACAAGCTTCACATAGagaaaatgtttttagTATTTCTACCGgttcaaaaaatttagacTCGATATTAGGTGGCGGCATCATGACAATGAGCATTACTGAAGTATTTGGAGAGTTCCGTTGCGGCAAAACACAAATGTCACACACATTGTGTGTCACCACTCAATTACCTAAGGATATGGGTGGTGCAGAGGGGaaagttgtttttattgatacGGAAGGTACTTTTAGGCCTGAAAGAATCCAACAAATCGCTAGTAGATTTGAATTAGATCCAGAAGCCTGTTTGGACAATGTCACTTATGCAAGAGCTTTAAATAGTGAGCACCAAATGGAATTGATAGAACAATTGGGCGAAATCTTGGGTTCTGGtgattataaattaattgtGGTCGACTCTATTATGGCCTTGTTCAGGGTTGATTATTTAGGTAGAGGTGAACTAAATGAAAGACAACAAAAGTTAAACCAACTTTTATCCAGATTAAATAGAATTTCTGAAGAATACAATGTTGCAGTTTTTATGACCAACCAAGTTCAATCAGATCCTGGCGCCAGTGCTCTTTTTGCTTCAGCAGATGGCCGTAAACCAGTTGGTGGCCACGTATTGGCGCACGCAAGTTCCACAAGAATTTTATTGAGAAAAGGTCGTGGTGATGAACGTGTCGCTAAGTTGCAAGACTCCCCTGATATGCCTGAAAGGGAATGCACTTATATTATTGGAGAAAAAGGTATTACCGACCCagagaattaa
- the TRS85 gene encoding Trs85p (similar to Saccharomyces cerevisiae YDR108W | TRS85 | TRapp Subunit): MVTVPGSSLQNITNNNNIIMSDRDSKLTKQLISDSVAPVVTIVSSDNLDAHLSKSFTGISSMYDLLLKYGNHKYTRVADDSLSGAKDTKINKTKYELDDLFTLRFAPNIKELLKFKDSADDLTKQVKSIITNPSSNQSNIAYFHEFFQDGTKSMELNNPLTTFNHPIVALLCIDTTTTPIDQEQHSIDNYDYARDLLVEFKNIKKKTTKLMNYINVNDILPVFLLCYNDNDRSSFETASKLAKTLKKQLFVESLLFPIWKTVEHNTNAQCINLSENSDILNNITIQMYNLKTQLMTPFMYRKIQYWQESILNSRKSLQRFFFKKFAKATAQTSSSNSPTVMAAEEEFLLRKMADWCFILKDFKLAYICYDQLIKDFNPTKMSSILPKIFKAQYLQASHLIWSTISIFMGAQTIITGKMIKSDIDPNIQKAIDLVVPNCEHTSSSGGRTARDEIFEIVLHFLLPISELFLTLSDEWLGVPYSIKWYERILQISNGKYFLIECFIWERLSYCYDLRVDPKVVQHVKLLNLSGDDNSNTGVILSKNNNDSVCNDLNPNKLNWGNDLVIKGHHRKRKANFFKLLAAKKWAQCGELEQTKRLILQVDKEYKDLAFAQRNTLLLYKLKKQVGLVS, from the coding sequence ATGGTCACAGTACCCGGCTCATCATTgcaaaatattacaaataataataatataattatgtCTGATCGTGATTCTAAGCTTACTAAACAACTGATATCTGATTCTGTAGCACCGGTAGTAACTATAGTCTCTTCAGACAATTTGGATGCTCATTTATCTAAATCATTTACTGGAATATCATCAATGTATGATCTATTGCTTAAATATGGCAATCACAAGTATACCCGTGTTGCAGATGATTCCTTATCCGGTGCTAAagatacaaaaataaacaaaactaAATACGAACTCGATGATCTTTTCACATTAAGATTTGCACCCAATATTAAAGAAttgttaaaatttaaagattCTGCAGATGATTTAACTAAGCAAGTCAAAAGTATAATTACAAATCCATCGAGTAATCAAAGTAATATTGCATATTTTCATGAGTTTTTTCAGGATGGTACCAAGTCTATGGAATTGAATAATCCTTTGACTACTTTTAATCATCCCATAGTAGCACTATTGTGTATAGACACAACTACAACACCTATTGATCAGGAACAGCATTCCATAGATAATTATGACTATGCTAGAGACTTATTAGTtgagtttaaaaatattaaaaagaaaaccaCCAAGCTAATGAATTACATTAATGTGAATGATATATTACCTGTTTTCCTATTGTGTTACAACGATAACGATAGATCCAGTTTTGAAACTGCTTCCAAATTGGCCAAAACATTGAAGAAACAATTATTTGTGGAGAGTCTTTTATTTCCTATTTGGAAAACTGTTGAACACAATACCAACGCACAATGCATAAATTTATCTGAAAATTcggatattttaaataatataaccaTACAAATGTACAATTTGAAAACACAATTAATGACGCCCTTTATGTATAGGAAAATTCAATACTGGCAGGAATCTATATTAAACAGTAGAAAATCGTTAcaaaggtttttttttaagaaatttGCTAAAGCAACTGCACAAACATCTTCTTCGAATTCTCCCACAGTAATGGCTGCCGAAGAGGAATTTCTATTAAGGAAAATGGCTGATTGGTGTTTTATACTGAAGGATTTCAAATTAGCATACATATGTTATGATCAATTAATCAAGGACTTTAACCCAACTAAAATGTCGTCTATTTTACCCAAAATTTTCAAGGCGCAATATTTACAAGCAAGTCATTTGATTTGGTCAAcaatttctattttcatGGGAGCACAGACTATTATTACGGGTAAAATGATTAAATCTGATATAGACCCAAACATTCAAAAGGCTATAGATTTAGTAGTTCCAAATTGCGAGCACACCAGTAGCTCAGGTGGCAGAACAGCACGTGACgaaatatttgaaatcgttttacattttttattgccCATAAGCGAGTTGTTTTTGACATTAAGCGATGAATGGTTGGGTGTGCCGTATTCTATTAAATGGTATGAACGAATTTTACAAATAAGTAATGGtaaatactttttaattgaatGTTTTATATGGGAAAGGCTAAGTTATTGTTATGACTTGAGAGTTGATCCAAAAGTTGTACAGCATGTTAAATTACTAAATTTATCAGGTGATGATAACAGTAATACTGGGGTTATTCtcagtaaaaataataacgattCTGTATGCAACGACCTTAAcccaaataaattaaattggGGTAACGATTTAGTTATTAAAGGGCATCATAGAAAGAGGAAGgcaaattttttcaagttATTAGCTGCTAAAAAATGGGCACAGTGTGGTGAATTAGAACAAACCAAAAGACTAATTTTGCAGGTGGATAAAGAGTATAAAGATTTGGCGTTTGCACAGAGAAATACTTTGCTGTTGTACAAGTTAAAAAAGCAAGTAGGTCTTGTGAGTTAG
- the SLO1 gene encoding Slo1p (similar to Saccharomyces cerevisiae YER180C-A | SLO1 | Scoco-Like Orf): MEAVDHSKIVPVDQEKQDLNENNKSTDYKELSTLYKDTINLLKSELSIQTQLCDKLENENQYLQDYVENLMSSGEVLSK, from the coding sequence atGGAAGCTGTCGATCACTCAAAAATTGTACCCGTTGATCAAGAAAAACAAGATCTCAACgaaaacaataaatcaaCTGATTACAAAGAACTATCAACACTGTACAAAGATACCATTAACTTGTTAAAGTCAGAACTCTCCATACAAACACAGCTTTGTGATAAGttggaaaatgaaaaccAATATTTGCAAGATTATGTTGAAAATTTGATGTCATCTGGTGAAGTGTTAAGTAAATAA
- a CDS encoding conserved putative actin superfamily protein, whose amino-acid sequence MGIAGSPKPLKIIKYSYPNELYNHTPNTTSHIDNTQQYQNRSLDKIDYLFKRYINEVRDVICNPYIDRICIVDGILNDLPSKYSLIQNLKKCTTLNKITSFQHQAYSYLNVIDFLPDVLLYCISSGVRSGIVILGNKNQNICVDITTENNNSSEFTILVIPILELRIFDNYMKVIESFDDLCPILHRLITKEIPIDYRSLLANRIIDPYKIITSVPNKDKELAALQLHIIQTDMSAWQGASIYYSGSMTNITHSHKSHCSIKRKDFDDMSKIPDWKIMQYKTK is encoded by the coding sequence ATGGGAATAGCTGGTTCACCAAAAcctttgaaaataataaaatattcttATCCAAATGAATTATATAATCATACCCCTAATACTACCAGTCATATTGATAATACCcaacaatatcaaaatCGATCTTTAGATAAGAtagattatttatttaaaagatatattaATGAAGTTAGAGATGTAATATGCAATCCTTACATCGATAGAATATGCATTGTAGATGGcattttaaatgatttgCCCTCGAAATACAGCTTGAtccaaaatttaaaaaagtgcACAACGCTTAACAAGATAACGTCCTTCCAACACCAAGCGTATTCTTATTTAAATGTGATTGATTTTCTGCCTGATGTTTTACTATATTGCATCAGTTCTGGCGTACGATCTGGAATTGTTATACTGGGGAACAAAAATCAGAATATTTGTGTCGATATAACCAcggaaaataataattcttcaGAATTTACAATTTTAGTTATACCAATCTTGGAATTAAGAATATTTGATAATTACATGAAAGTGATAGAGAGTTTTGATGACTTATGTCCAATTCTTCATAGGTTGataacaaaagaaatacCTATTGATTATAGATCTCTTTTGGCTAACCGGATAATCGACccatataaaataataacatcagTTCCgaataaagataaagaacTAGCTGCATTGCAATTACATATCATTCAAACAGATATGAGTGCTTGGCAAGGCGCCAGTATTTACTACTCAGGTTCCATGACCAATATCACTCACTCACATAAAAGCCATTGTTcgataaaaagaaaagattttGATGATATGAGTAAAATTCCAGATTGGAAAATAATGCAgtacaaaacaaaatga
- a CDS encoding transmembrane 9 family protein (similar to Saccharomyces cerevisiae YDR107C | TMN2 | TransMembrane Nine (paralog of YLR083C | EMP70)), which yields MIHHFLLYLLLIVSSTITKTDAFYLPGVAPTTYHEGDEIPLVVNHLKPTSFYSHKETHIYSYDYYNEKLHFCQPAKIEKQPESLGSVIFGDRLYNSPFILNMLENKTCETLCKTTIPGDDAKFINELIEDDFVQNWLIDGLPVARKAHDPRTNSDFYYAGFDLGYTEGISNDAGEEGKTFYFINHFDITIEYHDRGEGNYRIVGILINPASLERDDVDSCDLTGQAKSLSETEDNEVTFTYSVSFVPSDTLWATRWDKYFHTYDPKIQWFSLINFSIIVVLLSSVMIHSLFRALRNDIQKYNELNLDDEFEQDSGWKLLHADIFRSPIKLSLLSVFVGSGFQIFLMTGFVIFLAMFGLLSPSNRGSLPTVTLVIFALFGFIGSFTSMTIYKFFGGTMWKMNMVMTPILVPGVLFLCVVCLNVFLLFSGSSDVIPFGTLCAIVGIWILLSLPLSFAGSLIAWKKKFSETSLIFSYPPTKTNQIPRQIPVQPWYLRTIAASFVAGIFPFGSIAVQLYFIYNSLWYNKIFYMFGFLFVSFVLLTFTTALVTVLLTYYSLCLENWKWCWRSFIVGGLGVSTYVFIHSILFTKFNLGGFITIVLYCGYSAIISLLIGLCTGALGFLSSLLFVKKIYGAIRVD from the coding sequence ATGATTCATCACTTCCTGTTATATTTACTCTTAATTGTATCATCtacaataacaaaaactGATGCTTTTTATTTGCCTGGTGTTGCACCAACTACTTACCATGAAGGTGACGAAATTCCATTGGTAGTTAATCATTTAAAGCCAACTTCATTTTACAGTCACAAAGAGACTCATATTTATTCctatgattattataatgaaaaattacacTTTTGTCAACCAGCCAAAATCGAAAAACAACCAGAATCATTAGGGTCTGTTATCTTTGGCGATAGGTTATATAATTCGCCATTCATTTTGAATAtgttggaaaataaaacttgCGAAACTTTATGTAAGACCACCATACCTGGTGATGATgctaaatttattaatgagTTAATTGAAGATGATTTTGTCCAAAATTGGTTGATCGATGGATTACCAGTTGCTAGAAAAGCACATGATCCAAGAACAAATTCAGATTTCTATTATGCTGGTTTTGACTTAGGTTATACAGAAGGAATTAGCAACGATGCTGGAGAAGAGGGAAAAactttctattttattaaccATTTTGATATTACTATAGAATATCACGATCGCGGTGAAGGGAATTATAGAATTGTTGGTATCTTGATAAACCCTGCCAGTTTAGAAAGAGATGATGTAGATTCTTGTGACTTGACTGGTCAAGCTAAAAGTTTAAGTGAAACTGAAGATAATGAAGTTACATTTACTTATTCTGTTTCATTTGTCCCTTCGGATACCTTATGGGCCACTAGGTGGGATAAATATTTCCACACGTATGATCCAAAAATACAATggttttctttaattaatttcagTATTATAGTTGTGCTATTGTCCTCTGTTATGATTCACTCTTTGTTTAGAGCTCTAAGGAACgatattcaaaaatataatgagTTGAACTTAGACGATGAGTTTGAGCAGGATTCTGGTTGGAAGTTGTTGCACGCTGATATTTTTAGGTCCCCAATTAAACTATCTTTACTAAGTGTTTTTGTTGGTAGCGGTTTCCAGATCTTTTTGATGACTggatttgttatttttttagcaaTGTTTGGTTTATTGTCCCCTTCTAATAGAGGTTCATTGCCTACTGTTACGTTAGTTATTTTCGCTTTGTTTGGTTTCATTGGCTCTTTTACTTCAATGACCATTTATAAGTTTTTCGGTGGGACGATGTGGAAAATGAATATGGTGATGACACCTATCTTAGTTCCAggtgtattatttttgtgtGTTGTTTGTTTGAACGTTTTCTTATTGTTTAGCGGCTCTTCTGATGTCATTCCATTCGGGACTTTGTGTGCCATAGTTGGTATATGGATTCTATTATCCTTGCCCTTGAGTTTTGCAGGGTCTTTAATTGcttggaaaaagaaatttagTGAAACTTCTCTAATTTTTTCGTACCcaccaacaaaaacaaatcaaATCCCAAGACAGATACCAGTTCAGCCATGGTACCTACGTACTATTGCTGCCTCGTTTGTAGCCGGTATTTTCCCATTTGGTTCTATTGCCGTCCAGTTGTATTTTATCTATAATTCCTTATGGTATAATAAGATTTTCTATATGTTTGggtttttgtttgtttcatttgttttgttGACTTTCACTACTGCTTTGGTTACCGTGTTGTTGACGTATTACAGTTTATGTTTGGAAAATTGGAAATGGTGCTGGAGAAGCTTTATTGTCGGTGGTCTTGGCGTTAGTACTTATGTATTTATtcattctattttattcaCTAAATTTAACTTAGGTGGCTTCATTACTATTGTTTTGTACTGTGGTTATAGTGCtattatatctttattaataGGGTTATGTACTGGTGCCCTTGGGTTTTTGAGTAGTTTATTGTTTGTTAAAAAGATTTATGGTGCTATTAGGGTTGATTGA
- the TMS1 gene encoding Tms1p (similar to Saccharomyces cerevisiae YDR105C | TMS1 | vacuolar membrane protein of unknown function), whose protein sequence is MGALISLPITATTTFVSSFLGSTISNLFHSIFASNILGARLIYALLLILNSVVSWVSMSTNHSILYPSKTCQGLECGVFSVYRLNFSLGLLHLILFLVLLIPGNGNSGGSGGASFYKMKLQNSLWSLKIIIWGFTLFSSFKWMNNDFFISFAKYISIPSGTLFNLIGLVLLVDFAYEFAEVCLSNIEKDDETSSFWKKLLVCGTASMYVSTLIMTVAIFVVFNGEDCNMNKTASIINVILNILVSVISVMPKVQEYNSKCGLAQSAIVSLYCTYLTLSAMVSEPDDKRCNPLIRSAGTRRASVILGAIFTFVAIAYTTTRVAATSMFTAGNSHNSGIYLGGDDNDLLYSANERNELRVQALRDAVAEGSLPESVLHDMEVGNTEEQNNSVGENGSSYDYCLFHVIFFLATQWISILLTVNVQQNDNGDFIPVGRTYFYSWVKIISAWVCYGLYIWSMIAPMLMPDRFDYDSD, encoded by the coding sequence atgGGTGCTTTAATATCATTGCCAATAACTGCCACAACTACTTTTGTATCATCCTTTCTAGGATCGACTATTTCAAACTTATTTCATTCAATATTTGCTTCCAACATTTTGGGAGCAAGGTTAATATATGctctattattaatattaaattcgGTAGTTTCATGGGTATCCATGTCAACAAACCATTCCATTTTATACCCCTCAAAAACTTGTCAAGGTTTAGAATGTGGTGTTTTTTCAGTTTATagattaaatttttcattaggTTTATtgcatttaattttatttttggtcCTGCTCATTCCAGGAAATGGCAACAGTGGTGGCAGTGGTGGAGCATCATTTTACAAAATGAAATTACAAAACTCTTTATGgtcattaaaaataattatttggGGTTTCACATTGTTTAGTTCATTTAAATGGATGAATAATgactttttcatttcttttgcaaaatatattagtaTTCCCAGTGGGACTCTGTTTAATTTGATTGGATTGGTGCTACTCGTAGATTTTGCTTACGAGTTTGCAGAGGTTTGTTTATCCAATATCGAAAAAGATGATGAAACAAGTTCATTCTGGAAGAAATTGTTGGTTTGCGGTACAGCATCGATGTATGTGTCTACCTTGATTATGACGGTTGccatttttgttgttttcaatGGGGAAGATTGTAATATGAATAAAACGGCATCAATTATAAATGTAATTTTGAATATCTTGGTTTCTGTAATTTCTGTTATGCCCAAGGTCCAGGAATATAATTCTAAGTGTGGATTGGCTCAAAGTGCAATAGTTAGTTTATATTGTACTTATTTAACACTAAGTGCAATGGTTAGTGAGCCGGATGATAAAAGATGTAACCCATTAATCAGATCGGCCGGTACCAGAAGAGCCAGTGTTATTTTGGGCGCaatttttacttttgttGCAATTGCATACACTACTACCAGAGTAGCAGCTACATCGATGTTTACAGCTGGTAACTCTCATAATTCAGGTATTTATTTAGGTggtgatgataatgatttGTTATATTCTGCTAATGAGCGTAATGAATTGAGGGTTCAGGCTTTAAGGGATGCAGTTGCTGAAGGTTCGCTACCTGAAAGTGTATTACATGATATGGAAGTGGGAAACACTGAAGAACAAAATAACTCTGTTGGTGAAAATGGATCATCTTATGACTATTGTTTATTCCAtgtgatattttttttggctaCTCAATGGATATCCATATTGTTAACTGTTAACGTTCAACAAAATGATAATGGTGATTTCATTCCCGTGGGCAgaacatatttttattcttgggttaaaataataagtgCTTGGGTCTGTTATGGTCTATATATATGGAGCATGATTGCGCCAATGTTAATGCCAGATAGATTTGATTATGATTCTGATTAA